In Miscanthus floridulus cultivar M001 chromosome 5, ASM1932011v1, whole genome shotgun sequence, one genomic interval encodes:
- the LOC136451067 gene encoding psbP domain-containing protein 7, chloroplastic-like, with the protein MATAAVARHHHHHHQHRQQRGAQRWQGRRVGSGIRCSSPAQEFASLAAVFRRRLVVGATTAAAAAVGANFGGVTSFLLSLSPELGRSLRLDVLYPVGGFTRCLDSDNGFEFIYPSSWVGDQTLLYREVKKAELQRSLDPPPLPNGKSPRNISEPVAAFGPPGSSGELNVSVIVSPVPRDFSIEAFGSPKDVGEVVLRRIATTRRSPDINATLIDAVLREDADNVKYYKLEFRVESPSFRRHNVAVCCARDGKLYTMNAQAPESAWKAVQKEFFAMADSFSLVNDA; encoded by the exons atggccacggcggccgTGGCgaggcaccaccatcaccaccaccagcaccgccAGCAGCGGGGCGCGCAGCGGTGGCAAGGGCGGCGCGTCGGGAGCGGGATacggtgctcgtcgccggcgcagGAGTTCGCGTCGCTGGCCGCGGTGTTCCGGCGGAGGCTGGTGGTGGGGGCCAccacggcggcggccgcggcggtgggggcCAACTTCGGCGGTGTCACCAGCTTCCTGCTAAGCCTGTCGCCGGAGCTCGGCCGCTCGCTCCGCCTCGACGTGCTCTACCCCGTTGGCGGCTTCACGCGCTGCCTCGACTCCGACAATGGGTTCG AATTCATCTATCCATCAAGTTGGGTTGGAGATCAGACTCTACTGTACAGAGAAGTGAAAAAGGCAGAATTGCAAAGATCACTAGACCCACCACCGCTGCCAAATGGAAAATCACCTCGGAACATCAGTGAACCTGTGGCAGCTTTTGGCCCCCCTGGATCCAGTGGGGAGCTCAATGTCAGTGTCATTGTCTCACCTGTACCACGAGACTTCTC GATTGAGGCTTTTGGTAGTCCAAAAGATGTGGGGGAAGTGGTGCTCAGAAGGATTGCAACGACAAGGCGAAGCCCAGATATCAATGCTACTCTTATCGATGCCGTCTTGAGAGAAGATGCAGACAATGTGAAATACTACAAGCTGGAGTTCCGAGTTGAAAGCCCTTCTTTCCGACGACACAATGTTGCGGTCTGCTGTGCCAGGGACGGGAAGCTTTACACCATGAACGCACAAGCACCAGAATCGGCATGGAAAGCAGTTCAGAAGGAGTTCTTTGCAATGGCGGATTCCTTCAGCTTAGTGAACGATGCTTGA